A single genomic interval of Coccidioides posadasii str. Silveira chromosome 1, complete sequence harbors:
- a CDS encoding uncharacterized protein (EggNog:ENOG410PQ6K) — translation MSMYSSARQGEYVESNARGQSGRGMYVPDDLTFVVIRDRNGQAQMVVRPKRDAKNMNNEDKQPRHPMQENIGPNPLYLNPVLEPLVICLACGLFRDFKTADEIFALEPPPYEKAYELVLDCPTIDLYDSDSRGFSTFFEKIENGALTGQILTGNRAGSELRKLGFCTGYEKPPTVHALCREGLVQANAEGYSMEEKAQFAGHGLNPRIFFESYMSSTSSVQGVLNILKLDCEENLAEPFRGLTLRRHPKLWQALPAKLQEDLEDNAECAELNDQIIKLTEMIETASSDEQSQNLEVQQ, via the exons ATGTCCATGTATTCATCTGCACGTCAGGGCGAGTATGTTGAGTCAAATGCGCGAGGACAATCGGGCCGGGGGATGTATGTCCCTGAT GACTTGACCTTTGTTGTTATCCGTGATCGCAACGGCCAAGCTCAAATGGTTGTCCGCCCAAAACGAGATGCAAAGAACATGAACAATGAAGACAAACA GCCCCGGCATCCGATGCAAGAAAATATTGGGCCTAATCCCCTATATTTGAATCCAGTATTGGAGCCACTTGTGATTTGCCTGGCATGTGGTCTTTTCCGCGACTTCAAGACAGCTGATGAGATATTCGCACTTGAGCCACCACCATATGAAAAGGCTTATGAACTTGTGCTAGATTGTCCAACCATTGATCTGTATGACTCAGACTCTAGAGGGTTTTCAA CATTCTTTGAGAAAATTGAGAATGGAGCCCTGACTGGTCAGATCCTCACTGGGAATCGGGCAGGTAGTGAACTAAGAAAGCTGGGTTTCTGTACTGGGTATGAAAAGCCGCCTACTGTTCATGCTTTGTGTAGAGAGGGACTTGTTCAGGCAAATG CGGAAGGATACAGTATGGAAGAAAAAGCACAGTTTGCTGGCCATGGGTTAAATCCTAGGATATTTTTTGAGTCCTACATGAGCTCAACTAGCAGTGTTCAGGGCGTGTTGAACATTCTGAAGTTGGACTGTGAAGAGAACCTGGCAGAACCATTTCGCGGTTTAACATTGCGGCGTCACCCAAAATTATGGCAGGCCCTACCAGCGAAACTGCAGGAAGATCTGGAGGACAATGCAGAGTGTGCTGAGCTTAATGATCAGATTATCAAGCTGACTGAGATGATTGAAACTGCAAGCTCCGATGAGCAATCCCAGAACTTGGAAGTGCAGCAGTGA
- a CDS encoding uncharacterized protein (EggNog:ENOG410PUBD~COG:T) — MASTSHSPPRRFPLSGFVALDPKLKVEEEELPSYVPGDFYPVTIGEVFVERYQVVAKLGFDYLHKAKVAHTDISANNILQGITDLTALSEIEDGEASQPIARKVLDDRTIYISRPMPINTGLPVLCDFGEARIGDKHKGDVMPGIYRAPEVILDMEWDSKVDIWAVGLTTWDLLETGNLFLARKDGLLNDEQHLAEMVSLLGPPPLKFIRRSDKCLQYWDENANWKGSIPIPEQSFEIRERSLEGDVRTMFLHFLRSALTWLPEERLPAEDLARHAFLMQPLLVAGGPKQHS, encoded by the exons ATGGCTTCAACCTCTCACTCACCTCCACGCAGATTCCCTTTGTCGGGGTTTGTGGCTCTTGACCCAAAGCTGAAGGTAGAAGAGGAGGAACTACCCTCCTATGTGCCAGGAGATTTTTACCCAGTTACAATTGGTGAGGTCTTCGTGGAGAGATACCAAGTAGTAGCTAAACTTGGCTTTG ACTATTTACATAAAGCCAAGGTTGCCCACACAG ACATATCTGCAAATAACATTCTCCAAGGGATCACCGATCTTACAGCCCTTTCTGAAATTGAAGATGGTGAGGCCAGCCAGCCAATTGCTAGAAAGGTTCTTGATGACCGCACGATCTATATCTCGCGACCCATGCCGATAAACACAGGATTACCTGTTCTCTGCGACTTTGGTGAAGCCCGCATCGGTGACAAGCACAAGGGTGATGTCATGCCAGGGATTTACAGGGCCCCAGAGGTTATTCTGGACATGGAGTGGGATTCTAAAGTGGATATTTGGGCAGTCGGCCTCACA ACCTGGGATCTCCTCGAAACAGGAAACCTTTTTCTCGCAAGAAAAGACGGCCTACTGAATGATGAACAGCACCTAGCTGAAATGGTGTCACTTCTTGGGCCCCCGCCTCTCAAGTTCATAAGACGAAGTGACAAGTGTCTTCAGTACTGGGATGAAAACG CAAACTGGAAAGGATCTATTCCTATCCCGGAGCAATCTTTTGAGATACGCGAGCGGAGCCTGGAAGGGGATGTCCGTACTATGTTCTTACATTTCCTACGATCGGCGCTCACATGGTTACCTGAAGAGAGGCTTCCAGCTGAAGATCTGGCACGGCACGCATTTCTTATGCAGCCCCTACTGGTTGCAGGCGGTCCGAAACAGCATTCTTGA
- a CDS encoding uncharacterized protein (EggNog:ENOG410PQ6K), which produces MPKKVSYEDLEERADANGYIPENPEISAEPEQRKLSESPEREYGKVWAVWKRCSEKHGDNILDEKTMRDFIVFLASSARGQKKNEPRPKASYIMERWKQFIAEWARRQKQKMPSRVTNSGTHVGDPYCGYPAAY; this is translated from the exons ATGCCTAAGAAAGTCTCCTACGAAGACTTGGAGGAGAGAGCTGACGCAAATGGTTACATTCCTGAAAATCCCGAGATCAGTGCTGAACCAGAGCAGAGAAAATTGTCAGAATCTCCCGAGCGAGAATATGGCAAAGTATGGGCGGTATGGAAGAG GTGTAGTGAAAAACACGGCGACAACATCTTGGATGAGAAGACAATGAGAGACTTCATAGTCTTCCTTGCGAGTAGTGCTAGAGGGCAGAAGAAAAATGAACCAAGACCGAAAGCATCATATATCATGGAGAGATGGAAGCAATTCATCGCGGAGTGGGCCCGTcgacaaaagcaaaagatgCCAAGTAGGGTGACCAACTCTGGCACACATGTAGGTGATCCATACTGTGGTTACCCAGCTGCTTACTGA
- a CDS encoding uncharacterized protein (EggNog:ENOG410PFEN~COG:G~TransMembrane:12 (i21-41o61-79i91-109o115-139i151-170o182-204i283-301o313-333i342-364o376-395i407-429o435-456i)), whose protein sequence is MEGAPRYAGMTGQKLSLSISTVATCGFLLFGYDQGIMSGIISAKPFNDVFPATRDNATMQGFVTAIYEIGCLAGAMSIIWAGDVLGRRKSIMLGATIMILGVIIQITSFPGHDPLAQFIVGRVITGVGNGMNTSTIPTYQAECSRTSNRGLLICIEGGVIAFGTLISYWIDFGASYGPDDLTWRFPIAFQVVFGVFIVVGMWFMPESPRWLCMHDKFEEGERVIAALQGKPVSHNDVQLQKTIVLDSIRASGEGGKAAPLSAVFSNGKTQHFRRMLLGVSSQIMQQIGGCNAVIYYFPILFEKSIHQTHTMSMLLGGVNMVVYSIFATTSWFLIERVGRRKLFLYGTVGQCLSMVLTFSCLIPGTESAAKGAAVGLFTYIASFGATWLPLPWLYPAEISPIKTRAKANALSTCSNWLFNFTIVMITPVMLDGIGWGTYLFFAVVNACFLPIIYFFYPETARRSLEEIDLIFAKGFTENTSYVTAAKDLPYLSEQEIREMMIQYGLASNDGSLGAGSAFTPGSEIDGEKHGAEGLEILDESSTGSPDRAEGEGKMA, encoded by the exons ATGGAAGGGGCACCACGGTATGCCGGCATGACCGGCCAAAAGCTCTCTCTGTCCATCTCGACGGTGGCCACCTGCGGATTTTTACTCTTTGGATATGATC AGGGCATTATGTCCGGTATCATCAGCGCAAAACCATTTAATGATGTTTTCCCTGCTACAAGAGACAATGCCACAATGCAAGGTTTCGTCACAGCTATTTACGAGATTG GCTGTCTGGCTGGTGCTATGTCTATTATTTGGGCAGGTGACGTTCTTGGACGCCGCAAGTCTATTATGCTGGGGGCAACCATCATGATTCTTGGAGTTATTATCCAAATCACATCATTCCCCGGCCATGATCCACTCGCCCAGTTTATAGTTGGGCGAGTCATCACAGGAGTTGGGAACGGGATGAACACTTCTACGATTCCGACATACCAGGCTGAATGCTCTCGTACATCGAATCGAGGGCTCTTGATATGTATCGAGGGCGGCGTCATCGCGTTTGGTACGCTGATATCATACTGGATTGATTTCGGAGCTTCCTACGGTCCGGATGACTTGACATGGAGATTCCCCATTGCATTTCAAGTCGTTTTTGGGGTTTTCATTGTTGTCGGGATGTGGTTCATGCCCGAATCGCCGAGATGGCTTTGCATGCATGACAAATTcgaggagggagagagggttattgctgctcttcaagGAAAACCAGTGTCTCACAATGATGTTCAATTACAAAAGACTATTGTTCTCGACTCTATCAGGGC ATCCGGAGAAGGAGGTAAAGCTGCACCCCTATCGGCCGTTTTCTCCAACGGAAAGACTCAGCACTTCCGTCGTATGCTTCTGGGAGTATCATCCCAGATCATGCAGCAAATCGGTGGCTGTAATGCGGTGATCT ACTATTTCCCTATTCTCTTTGAGAAATCGATTCATCAGACCCACACAATGTCCATGCTTCTCGGCGGGGTCAACATGGTCGTCTATTCCATTTTTGCCACCACCTCCTGGTTCCTCATTGAACGTGTTGGCCGCCGTAAGCTCTTCCTGTATGGCACAGTCGGTCAATGCCTCTCAATGGTGCTCACATTCTCCTGCCTGATCCCCGGAACAGAAAGCGCCGCCAAGGGTGCCGCCGTGGGGCTATTCACATACATCGCTTCCTTCGGCGCTACATGGCTTCCTCTACCGTGGCTTTATCCCGCCGAGATATCCCCCATCAAGACGCGTGCCAAAGCCAACGCCCTCTCCACATGTTCAAACTGGCTCTTCAATTTCACTATCGTCATGATAACGCCCGTCATGCTTGACGGTATCGGCTGGGGTACATATCTCTTCTTCGCTGTTGTCAACGCATGTTTCCTGCCAataatatatttcttctatCCCGAGACCGCTCGGCGCAGTCTTGAAGAGATCGATCTTATCTTCGCCAAAGGATTCACGGAGAACACTAGCTACGTCACCGCAGCCAAGGATCTGCCATATCTGAGCGAGCAAGAGATTCGGGAGATGATGATTCAGTATGGTTTGGCGAGTAATGACGGCTCTCTTGGTGCGGGGAGCGCTTTCACCCCTGGATCGGAAATCGATGGCGAGAAGCACGGCGCGGAGGGGTTGGAGATCTTGGATGAAAGTAGTACCGGCAGTCCTGATCGTGCAGAGGGAGAAGGGAAGATGGCATAG
- a CDS encoding uncharacterized protein (EggNog:ENOG410PW9J~COG:S~TransMembrane:1 (o12-33i)), whose amino-acid sequence MICLHAGPPKRPLVATLAVFTFFALLYLSHLTWRSTGRSRIKYSAPKHSSSIPPAANTPLRPPELVKPENLTISGMVFFGRRSRVRSLHCYLERNLVDNGGWLDEVRFFANTKNKDDLAFLDQILKRSPRYKKIFIEKPVWWPDHTKLWRQVERGTMYIKLDDDIMWLADDAIPNMVTTKLQNPDFLAVSANVINGPPLSFLHYHHDALHPYFPELLPSNKKDDQPDPRQTPKNDTEKRSLPGWRPSEHPFWEGPNDFEWPLENEPPSDGHRWLRVQDDKALNRTPVAKLTYDFWGPTYESWAIAAQQHYSLLENIEKNTLDRYKFSPAWNMRGERIRINALAILGDDVLDTDVYHWPDNRGDEDMIALDLPKQLNRHILIEGKALAAHFNFMHQGALTKTDLLDRYYSYALDKVCKRPFIPSP is encoded by the exons ATGATCTGTCTTCATGCTGGCCCTCCTAAACGGCCTTTAGTCGCCACTTTGGCCGTTTTCACTTTTTTCGCTCTCCTCTACCTTTCGCACCTGACATGGAGATCTACCGGGCGCTCGCGAATCAAATATTCTGCCCCCAAACATAGCTCGTCGATCCCCCCAGCTGCTAACACGCCACTGCGTCCGCCAGAGCTTGTTAAACCGGAGAACCTCACCATCAGCGGAATGGTATTCTTTGGGCGCCGCAGCAGGGTCAGGTCTTTACACTGCTATCTTGAG CGAAATCTGGTCGATAATGGTGGCTGGCTGGACGAGGTCCGATTCTTTGCCAACACTAAGAACAAAGATGATTTGGCATTCCTAGACCAGATCTTGAAGCGCTCCCCGCGATATAAGAAAATCTTCATCGAGAAACCTGTCTGGTGGCCTGACCACACAAAACTGTGGAGGCAAGTCGAAAGAGGCACCATGTATATCAAGCTTGACGACGACATT ATGTGGCTGGCAGATGATGCGATTCCCAATATGGTCACCACGAAATTACAGAACCCTGACTTTTTGGCTGTTTCCGCAAACGTTATCAACGGTCCTCCACTGAGCTTCCTACACTACCACCATGACGCTCTTCATCCATATTTTCCCGAACTGCTGCCGTCGAACAAGAAAGATGACCAGCCTGATCCACGTCAGACCCCCAAGAACGATACCGAGAAGCGCTCCCTTCCCGGCTGGCGTCCATCGGAGCATCCATTCTGGGAGGGTCCCAACGACTTCGAATGGCCTCTGGAGAATGAACCACCAAGCGACGGCCACCGATGGCTTCGCGTCCAAGACGACAAGGCTTTGAACCGCACGCCCGTCGCAAAGTTAACCTACGATTTCTGGGGTCCAACTTACGAGAGCTGGGCAATCGCCGCGCAGCAGCACTACTCATTGCTGGAAAACATAGAGAAAAACACGCTTGACAGATACAAATTCTCGCCTGCGTGGAACATGCGCGGAGAGCGGATCAGAATCAACGCACTCGCCATATTAGGCGACGATGTGCTGGACACGGATGTTTACCATTGGCCTGACAATCGGGGTGATGAGGATATGATTGCCCTGGATTTACCTAAGCAGCTTAATAGAC ATATTCTCATCGAAGGCAAAGCCCTCGCTGCACATTTCAACTTTATGCATCAGGGCGCTCTCACGAAGACCGATCTACTCGATAGATATTACTCATACGCATTAGATAAAGTCTGCAAACGGCCATTTATACCTTCTCCATGA
- a CDS encoding uncharacterized protein (EggNog:ENOG410PQ6K), whose translation MVKLCRQKRPISDHPALKADNDHCPECSILLDNESAASTRKRWKHIYRCLQRNLEKQYGYAALCFICYLWITNETQFKEHCQHHPETIPLQYGYLDAWGMLASPGYSPRHLLDATMSACERMKPFLDHQSLKRDMDQYYMALNNGRPAHCGPHCDMLFDSLSELQYHLDNVHFKNTNSGGLDVHITNPARFKRKDLDSDTSEVEKPQQKQPRRNKSDCCQVTQAQTRKTAKGQVPVNLGETHSQSVDSGYSSPRSSGAGVKASGHVATGKLSATELLPYIDPHLLEQDAIQPGVFADAAICPICQCPLDASLFQKYCIKSAFIPGRQQIQLCKAHRKESTKQEWTRHVYPDIDWSGLDERLKQYHPHLHEVLEPKYKLEYKSTLQSQISVDNMEYIYQRPQHWASYYGPRGDELLLEHVISHFVPHIHQITAVDKLVQHYGVLTYTREVLVPELLVALVQEDLQVDAAAACQVLMESTGLGDLVNENDVE comes from the exons ATGGTCAAACTCTGCAGGCAGAAGAGGCCTATCTCAGACCACCCAGCACTTAAAGCAGACAATGATCACTGTCCTGAATGCTCCATTCTCCTGGATAA TGAATCGGCTGCATCTACTAGAAAGAGATGGAAGCATATCTATAGATGCCTCCAGAGAAACCTGGAAAAGCAGTATGGCTATGCAGCTCTGTGCTTCATCTGTTACCTGTGGATCACCAATGAGACACAGTTTAAGGAACACTGTCAGCACCACCCGGAAACCATCCCCCTTCAGTATGGCTACCTTGATGCCTGGGGGATGCTAGCTTCACCAGGATACAGTCCTAGACATCTCCTGGATGCTACTATGTCTGCATGTGAGCGCATGAAACCCTTTCTGGATCATCAGTCCCTTAAGAGGGACATGGACCAGTATTACATGGCTCTGAATAATGGCAGGCCAGCACATTGTGGTCCACATTGTGACATGCTGTTTGATTCATTGTCGGAACTCCAGTACCATCTTGACAATGTCCATT TCAAGAACACCAATAGTGGGGGCCTTGATGTCCACATTACCAACCCCGCAAGATTTAAGAGGAAGGACTTGGACTCTGACACCTCAGAGGTAGAGAAACCACAGCAAAAGCAGCCGAGACGAAACAAGAGTGATTGCTGTCAAGTGACTCAGGCACAAACCAGGAAGACGGCAAAAGGCCAGGTACCAGTAAACCTTGGTGAAACGCACAGCCAGAGTGTAGACTCAGGATACTCCTCTCCCAGAAGCAGTGGAGCTGGCGTCAAAGCTTCTGGACATGTTGCTACAGGCAAGTTAAGCGCTACCGAGCTTCTTCCATACATTGATCCTCATTTGTTGGAGCAAGATGCCATTCAGCCGGGAGTTTTTGCTGACGCTGCGATTTGTCCTATTTGTCAATGTCCACTCGATGCCTCACTTTTCCAGAAATATTGCATCAAAAGTGCCTTTATACCAGGTCGCCAGCAGATTCAGCTCTGCAAGGCACACCGGAAGGAAAGCACAAAGCAAGAATGGACAAGGCATGTTTATCCCGATATTGACTGGAGTGGTCTCGATGAGCGCCTCAAACAATATCATCCTCATCTACATGAGGTGCTAGAGCCTAAGTACAAGTTAGAGTATAAATCTACCCTTCAGAGTCAAATCTCTGTGGATAACATGGAATATATCTATCAGCGGCCACAACACTGGGCCAGTTATTATGGTCCACGGGGTGATGAGCTCTT GTTGGAGCATGTTATATCTCACTTCGTTCCTCATATTCATCAAATCACTGCCGTGGACAAACTTGTCCAGCATTATGGCGTCCTAACTTACACCAGAGAGGTGCTCGTGCCTGAACTTCTGGTGGCCTTAGTGCAGGAGGATCTCCAAGTTGATGCAGCAGCTGCATGTCAGGTTTTGATGGAAAGCACTGGACTCGGTGACCTGGTCAATGAAAATGATGTGGAGTGA